The Helianthus annuus cultivar XRQ/B chromosome 16, HanXRQr2.0-SUNRISE, whole genome shotgun sequence genome includes a window with the following:
- the LOC110915594 gene encoding phosphatidylinositol transfer protein 3, whose protein sequence is MSIFRHRGSRGQQHEQEDHELHPESKINELRSALGPLSGRSLQFCTDACLKRYLEARNWNVEKAKKMLEETLSWRSTYKPEDIRWPEIAVEGETGKVFRSNFRDRIGRTVLIMRPGLQNTTGMDNQIKHLVYLIENAILNLPEGQEEMVWMIDFTGWSFSTNVPVKTARETISILQNHYPQRLAVAFLYSPPRIFEAFWKIVKYFLDPKTFQKVKFVYPKNKESVEIMQSCFDVDNLPTEFGGKATMKYDHEEFSRLMVLDDVKTAKYWGLDQKTNGNAAQETEPC, encoded by the exons atgtccatattTCGGCATCGTGGGTCTCGTGGACAACAACACGAACAAGAGGATCACGAGCTGCATCCCGAGTCTAAG ATCAACGAGCTTAGATCAGCTCTTGGTCCGCTCTCGGGGCGCAGTTTACAATTCTGCACGGATGCATGCTTAAAAAGATATTTGGAAGCTCGAAATTGGAATGTAGAGAAAGCGAAAAAGATGTTGGAAGAAACACTTTCATGGAGATCAACCTACAAACCCGAAGATATCCGTTGG CCTGAGATCGCTGTCGAAGGTGAAACCGGGAAAGTGTTCAGATCAAACTTTCGTGACCGTATTGGACGAACTGTTTTGATAATGCGACCCGGGCTGCAG AACACAACAGGAATGGACAACCAGATAAAACATCTGGTGTACTTGATAGAAAACGCGATCCTTAATCTTCCAGAAGGGCAGGAAGAAATGGTGTGGATGATAGATTTCACTGGTTGGTCATTCAGCACCAATGTGCCGGTTAAAACAGCCCGAGAAACAATCAGCATACTACAGAACCACTATCCACAAAGGCTAGCCGTAGCGTTTCTCTACAGCCCACCACGTATTTTTGAAGCATTTTGGAAG ATTGTCAAGTACTTCTTGGACCCAAAAACGTTCCAGAAGGTGAAGTTTGTGTACCCGAAGAACAAAGAGAGTGTGGAGATCATGCAATCATGTTTTGATGTGGATAATCTCCCAACCGAGTTTGGCGGGAAGGCGACTATGAAGTATGACCATGAAGAATTTTCGAGATTAATGGTCCTGGATGATGTCAAAACCGCTAAATACTGGGGACTCGACCAAAAGACTAACGGGAATGCTGCACAAGAGACTGAGCCATGCTAA
- the LOC110919369 gene encoding uncharacterized protein LOC110919369 → MADEFSFTDSEDERAVEVILFQALDHSVLKQIAAINSSSFSSKDNLPFDLRNRFRNLKSLPTATAAGARFPPSKSKSFTPRSGTDSVDFDLDLKNCSYKPSPFTGDPKQRSEEYSDEKKAQIRDQN, encoded by the coding sequence ATGGCAGATGAATTCTCATTCACAGATAGTGAGGACGAAAGAGCTGTAGAAGTTATTCTCTTTCAAGCACTGGACCACTCCGTTCTCAAACAAAttgccgccatcaactcctcttCTTTCTCCTCCAAAGATAACCTCCCTTTTGACCTCAGAAACCGTTTTCGTAACCTCAAATCCCTTCCAACCGCCACCGCCGCCGGTGCTCGCTTTCCACCTTCTAAATCCAAATCCTTCACACCTCGATCCGGCACCGACTCCGTTGATTTTGATTTGGATCTGAAAAACTGTTCCTATAAACCGTCTCCGTTCACCGGCGATCCTAAACAACGTTCCGAAGAATATTCAGATGAGAAAAAGGCTCAAATTCGAGATCAAAACTGA